One genomic window of Salmo salar chromosome ssa12, Ssal_v3.1, whole genome shotgun sequence includes the following:
- the LOC106566157 gene encoding retinol dehydrogenase 7-like isoform X2, with product MDSVYQYLGYPAQANDDSGTSRDNLWLYGVGTFVVLWTLGWLYRDSLEIEDIKEKYVFVTGCDSGFGNLLCKRLDRLGFRVIAGCLTEKGADDLKRATGPYLKTVLLDVTSTGSIQKAMEYTKQEVEDNGLWGIVNNAGRSLPMGPSEWMRLEDYTSTLKVNMTGVIEMTLTFLPLIKQAQGRIVNVASVLGRVAANGGGYCISKFAVESFSDCLRRDIHYFGIKVCIIEPGFFKTAVTSLDPIESELHRLWNQLTPEVKASYGDKYLDKYIQIQRLIMNAVCDSDLSKVTNCMEHALTSAYPRTRYSAGWDAKFGWIPLSYMPSCVIDIGLKLVMPRPAKSV from the exons ATGGATTCCGTGTACCAGTATTTAGG ATATCCAGCACAAGCCAACGACGATTCAGGGACTTCAAG GGATAATCTATGGCTGTACGGCGTGGGTACCTTCGTGGTTCTGTGGACGCTAGGCTGGCTGTACAGAGACAGTCTGGAGATCGAGGATATCAAGGAGAAGTATGTGTTTGTAACGGGGTGTGACTCTGGCTTTGGGAACTTGCTCTGTAAAAGGCTGGACCGGCTGGGGTTCAGAGTGATAGCTGGGTGTCTGACAGAGAAAGGGGCTGATGATCTGAAGAGGGCGACTGGGCCGTACCTGAAGACGGTTCTCCTAGACGTGACGAGCACCGGAAGTATACAGAAAGCCATGGAGTACACCAAGCAAGAAGTTGAAGATAACG gaCTGTGGGGCATCGTGAACAATGCGGGGCGCTCCCTGCCCATGGGTCCCTCAGAGTGGATGAGGTTGGAGGACTATACCAGTACCCTGAAGGTCAACATGACGGGGGTGATAGAGATGACCCTCACCTTCCTGCCCCTCATCAAGCAGGCCCAGGGGAGGATTGTTAATGTAGCATCAGTACTGGGTAGAGTGGCAGCTAACGGTGGTGGATACTGCATCTCTAAGTTTGCTGTGGAGTCTTTCTCAGACTGCCTCAG GAGGGATATCCACTACTTTGGGATCAAGGTGTGCATCATTGAACCAGGTTTCTTTAAGACAGCTGTAACCAGTCTGGATCCCATCGAGAGTGAGCTGCATCGCCTGTGGAACCAGCTCACACCTGAAGTAAAGGCCAGCTATGGAGACAAATACCTGGATAAGT ACATCCAGATCCAACGGTTGATCATGAACGCAGTGTGTGACTCGGACCTGAGTAAAGTGACTAACTGCATGGAGCACGCCTTGACGTCTGCCTACCCCCGTACCCGCTACAGTGCCGGCTGGGATGCTAAATTCGGATGGATCCCCCTCTCTTACATGCCGTCCTGCGTCATCGATATTGGGCTGAAACTGGTGATGCCACGTCCTGCTAAGAGTGTCTAG
- the LOC106566157 gene encoding retinol dehydrogenase 7-like isoform X1, with protein sequence MDSVYQYLGYPAQANDDSGTSSRDNLWLYGVGTFVVLWTLGWLYRDSLEIEDIKEKYVFVTGCDSGFGNLLCKRLDRLGFRVIAGCLTEKGADDLKRATGPYLKTVLLDVTSTGSIQKAMEYTKQEVEDNGLWGIVNNAGRSLPMGPSEWMRLEDYTSTLKVNMTGVIEMTLTFLPLIKQAQGRIVNVASVLGRVAANGGGYCISKFAVESFSDCLRRDIHYFGIKVCIIEPGFFKTAVTSLDPIESELHRLWNQLTPEVKASYGDKYLDKYIQIQRLIMNAVCDSDLSKVTNCMEHALTSAYPRTRYSAGWDAKFGWIPLSYMPSCVIDIGLKLVMPRPAKSV encoded by the exons ATGGATTCCGTGTACCAGTATTTAGG ATATCCAGCACAAGCCAACGACGATTCAGGGACTTCAAG CAGGGATAATCTATGGCTGTACGGCGTGGGTACCTTCGTGGTTCTGTGGACGCTAGGCTGGCTGTACAGAGACAGTCTGGAGATCGAGGATATCAAGGAGAAGTATGTGTTTGTAACGGGGTGTGACTCTGGCTTTGGGAACTTGCTCTGTAAAAGGCTGGACCGGCTGGGGTTCAGAGTGATAGCTGGGTGTCTGACAGAGAAAGGGGCTGATGATCTGAAGAGGGCGACTGGGCCGTACCTGAAGACGGTTCTCCTAGACGTGACGAGCACCGGAAGTATACAGAAAGCCATGGAGTACACCAAGCAAGAAGTTGAAGATAACG gaCTGTGGGGCATCGTGAACAATGCGGGGCGCTCCCTGCCCATGGGTCCCTCAGAGTGGATGAGGTTGGAGGACTATACCAGTACCCTGAAGGTCAACATGACGGGGGTGATAGAGATGACCCTCACCTTCCTGCCCCTCATCAAGCAGGCCCAGGGGAGGATTGTTAATGTAGCATCAGTACTGGGTAGAGTGGCAGCTAACGGTGGTGGATACTGCATCTCTAAGTTTGCTGTGGAGTCTTTCTCAGACTGCCTCAG GAGGGATATCCACTACTTTGGGATCAAGGTGTGCATCATTGAACCAGGTTTCTTTAAGACAGCTGTAACCAGTCTGGATCCCATCGAGAGTGAGCTGCATCGCCTGTGGAACCAGCTCACACCTGAAGTAAAGGCCAGCTATGGAGACAAATACCTGGATAAGT ACATCCAGATCCAACGGTTGATCATGAACGCAGTGTGTGACTCGGACCTGAGTAAAGTGACTAACTGCATGGAGCACGCCTTGACGTCTGCCTACCCCCGTACCCGCTACAGTGCCGGCTGGGATGCTAAATTCGGATGGATCCCCCTCTCTTACATGCCGTCCTGCGTCATCGATATTGGGCTGAAACTGGTGATGCCACGTCCTGCTAAGAGTGTCTAG